From the genome of Vicia villosa cultivar HV-30 ecotype Madison, WI linkage group LG2, Vvil1.0, whole genome shotgun sequence, one region includes:
- the LOC131653997 gene encoding uncharacterized protein LOC131653997 isoform X3, with protein MSDQIFQSLEALHDGEHEKQRRHFLYFLLHQVPASSNFSILTRRLACQMALLIVHRGYKMSPPCPPFECAHMWGPSLVSSLKDSSLHSSLRQPAFDLIQTIIVSDATALIYSVLNCCVTRSTGSSMAYEFPKLDDESDDIWPSSILDGKEQDCNSSWSEFNVQSGIASQECQDWMCIPMLWVDVLVDTSPSILPLSFSKAVFWARSRFPMVEFESSAEMMPPVRSCLSSFAAEISTSFGWKVPTGSNDGGDGNKTKNSVEVLTMSVPLIRTFNRFTTHFLVQMRQGELRSQWIWEPLMSQSLILSLLDPNDDVRQFGKSMLEQVSDTRGLSCGLKFLCSYRPSLHATILGLKHAMKLVQLDSVLLKFHALHHFWFLLCKLLKDEGALGPELLENRHGDSSVPKFSSQGGFLKQPAFDSLPVDIDKHVVNVELKIKETFSRLLSEMAWPVFCRCLVKGKEFIDYNFCQMTCVRLLEILPVLVEKLCQFGGEELRNFTMLVKNKLGVKWIHNLMEWGKSMLKVVIIYWKRALTYLLNLFKGSCNKTSASAIMIIENLITSNGYTLEELTEHVSRLTMSLSSEDSHNFQEENAKFKSSLTRSLTFKNNFLRSDIHSSSTEDKDLQILDSEVMTGKKDTETIVILSDDEFEPNVFSNAILSVSETGQNLSDGNIMPHTAGNSSPASDHAIQNVAYMKTSKEIKEAFQKKDTAEPFSLPSQKQDSGNLRNKLAVASYVDSKGPESCKREGISKSKDRVNSIKSSVETVSTKSLNRTGSNIASKISDTLSCSGNKVLSDFRDSEDDPLETALKSVGRTQLYVPKPTSILKRQVIQLKTTLENRSGSLHKAGDQTRRFKPPSLDDWYKPILEIDYFTIVGLSSARKDESRAVNKLKEVPVCFQSAEQYVEIFRPLVLEEFKAQLQNSFLEMSSWEEMFYGSLSVMSIERIDDFHIVRFVHDDGDSATCKSFSENDFVLLSKDPPQKSNQDIHMLGKVERREKDNKRSLSIIIIRFYFQNGSSRLNQARRNLTERSKWHGCRIMSITPQIREFHALSSVKHIPLLPLILNPVKDSFCRGEYKVDLSKLCQSLQQTLRSSFNVTQLQAISVSVGRAKANKTVELSLIQGPPGTGKTRTIVAIVSVLLASPLHKMNGLKNPLDENMTQNSFSTNSRPKINQSVAIARAWQDAAVARQLVDDGQSSSKSSENGARRRILICAQSNAAVDELVSRISSPGLYGSNGKMYKPYLVRVGNAKTVHQNSLPFFIDTLVDQRIAEDRMHSKDGKNDLRVDSSAVLRSNMEKLVDSIRFYETKRANLRDGDSDVKSRMGDETKMSDAEIEKKLCKLYEQKRQIYKDLRNVQAQEKKANEETKTLRHQLRKSILREAEIVVTTLSGCGGDLYGVCSERMLSSKFRGPSEHTLFDAVVIDEAAQALEPATLIPLQLLKSNGTQCIMVGDPKQLPATVLSNVASKFRYECSMFERLQRAGHPVIMLTEQYRMHPDICKFPSLHFYENKLLNGSQMSSKSAPFHQTEGLGPYVFYDIIDGREAHGKNSGAMSLCNENEADAAVEILRFFKKRYPSEFIGGRIGIITPYKSQLSLLRSRFLNAFGSSTIADVEFNTVDGFQGREVDILLLSTVRAAHSSTATSQINSSSIGFVADIRRMNVALTRAKLSLWILGNARTLQTNNNWAALVKDAKERNLIMTAKMPYHSMFKTTNSKRVFENSDNHARPLKHEKKAKDNGHNVPKKVVNDNHTLVGKNKCVSEVKGRNKGSRDESNFSVLEKDSLTKERDSKNKHVYIKKDTVCVDAEREDKHKMKMSLGKTPSSKRQSKFQNSKNDLDYPVEKTGGGHKASNPSKSEKLSMYPGVDRSSSTEVSTSSMKGCHGERDTNNKGKASNQSMVAEISKRKKQREAVDAILNSCLISTKKDERSTIVSAKRPISSSGADRSIRPPKKRSVRPDE; from the exons ATGTCTGATCAAATCTTCCAGTCTCTTGAAGCTTTGCATGATGGGGAGCATGAAAAGCAACGTAGGCATTTTCTCTATTTTCTCCTTCATCAAGTGCCAGCAAGCAGTAACTTCAGCATTCTAACAAGAAGATTGGCATGTCAG ATGGCACTTCTTATTGTACACCGAGGTTACAAGATGAGCCCTCCTTGCCCTCCTTTTGAGTGTGCGCATATGTG GGGACCCTCGCTCGTCTCATCTTTGAAGGACTCCTCACTTCACAGTTCTCTGAGGCAACCTGCTTTTGACCTTATACAGACAATCATAGTATCAGATGCTACTGCTTTAATATATTCAGTGCTGAATTGCTGCGTAACTCGTAGCACTGGTAGCAGCATGGCATACGAGTTCCCTAAATTGGATGATGAAAGTGATGATATTTGGCCGTCATCTATTCTAGATGGCAAAGAGCAGGATTGTAATAGTTCTTGGAGTGAATTCAATGTGCAGAGTGGTATAGCCTCTCAAGAGTGTCAAGATTGGATGTGCATTCCAATGCTATGGGTTGATGTTTTAGTTGATACCAGTCCGTCAATTCTTCCACTTTCATTTTCCAAAGCTGTTTTTTGGGCACGATCTCGTTTTCCGATGGTAGAGTTTGAGAGTAGTGCTGAAATGATGCCTCCAGTCAGATCTTGCCTTTCATCTTTTGCTGCAGAAATATCAACTTCGTTTGGGTGGAAAGTTCCAACTGGATCTAATGATGGTGGTGATGGAAACAAAACCAAGAACTCAGTGGAAGTGTTGACTATGTCTGTTCCTCTAATAAGAACATTTAACAG GTTCACTACACATTTTCTGGTTCAGATGAGACAAGGAGAACTTCGAAGTCAGTGGATTTGGGAACCACTTATGAGTCAAAGCTTGATCCTTTCACTATTGGATCCAAATGAC GATGTTAGACAGTTTGGAAAGTCTATGTTGGAACAAGTTTCAGATACCCGTGGTCTTTCTTGTggtttgaagtttctttgttCTTACAGACCCTCGTTGCATGCAACTATTTTGGGACTTAAACATGCTATGAAACTG GTCCAACTGGATTCTGTTCTGTTGAAGTTTCATGCTTTACATCATTTTTGGTTTCTTTTATGCAAATTACTCAAAGATGAGGGTGCACTTGGCCCAGAGTTGCTCGAAAATAGACATGGTGATTCAAGTGTGCCAAAGTTCTCTTCACAAGGCGGGTTTTTGAAACAGCCAGCTTTTGATTCTCTGCCTGTGGATATTGATAAACATGTTGTCAACGTTGAACTAAAAATAAAGGAAACATTTAGTCGCTTACTATCTGAAATGGCATGGCCTGTTTTCTGTAGGTGCCTGGTAAAAGGCAAGGAATTCATTGATTACAATTTCTGCCAG ATGACTTGTGTTCGGTTGCTCGAGATTCTCCCTGTTCTTGTTGAAAAACTCTGCCAATTTGGTGGAGAAGAGCTTAGAAATTTCACAATGCTGGTCAAAAATAAATTGGGTGTCAAATGGATTCACAATCTCATGGAATGGGGAAAGTCAATGCTAAAAGTTGTAATTATTTATTGGAAGCGAGCACTTACTTATTTACTGAATCTGTTCAAAGGTTCTTGTAATAAAACTTCTGCGTCAGCAATCATGATCATTGAAAATCTTATTACAAGCA ATGGTTATACCTTGGAAGAATTGACAGAACATGTCTCTCGCCTGACCATGTCTCTATCTAGTGAAGACTCTCATAATTTTCAGGAGGAAAATGCGAAGTTCAAATCATCATTAACTAGAAGCCTGActtttaaaaataactttttaagGTCTGATATTCATTCCTCATCCACAGAAGATaaagacttgcaaattttggACTCTGAAGTGATGACTGGCAAAAAAGATACGGAAACTATAGTTATTCTTTCAGATGATGAATTTGAACCAAATGTGTTTTCTAATGCCATTTTATCAGTTAGTGAGACAGGTCAAAACTTATCTGATGGCAACATAATGCCTCATACTGCTGGTAATAGTTCACCAGCATCTGACCATGCAATCCAGAATGTTGCTTATATGAAAACTTCTAAGGAAATAAAGGAGGCCTTCCAGAAAAAGGATACTGCTGAACCTTTCAGTCTTCCTTCTCAGAAACAAGACTCTGGTAATTTACGCAATAAGCTTGCAGTTGCTTCATATGTTGATTCAAAGGGCCCGGAGAGTTGTAAGAGGGAAGGAATTTCAAAATCCAAGGATAGGGTCAATTCGATAAAATCTTCTGTTGAAACTGTTAGTACTAAGAGTTTGAATAGAACAGGCAGTAATATAGCTTCCAAAATTAGTGACACTCTGTCATGTTCTGGTAACAAAGTTTTAAGTGATTTTCGGGATTCTGAAGATGACCCGCTAGAAACTGCATTGAAGTCTGTGGGGCGTACCCAGTTGTATGTACCAAAGCCCACTTCAATTTTGAAAAGACAAGTTATTCAACTAAAAACTACTCTTGAAAACAGATCCGGTAGTCTTCATAAGGCAGGGGACCAAACGAGAAGATTCAAGCCACCAAGTTTGGATGATTGGTATAAACCTATTCTTGAAATAGATTATTTTACAATAGTTGGTTTGTCATCTGCAAGAAAAGATGAAAGCCGAGCTGTTAACAAATTAAAGGAAGTTCCTGTATGTTTTCAATCAGCTGAACAATATGTGGAAATATTCCGACCATTAGTTTTGGAGGAGTTTAAAGCACAACTTCAAAATTCTTTTCTTGAGATGTCTTCATGGGAGGAGATGTTTTATGGAAGCCTTTCTGTGATGTCAATAGAGAGAATTGATGATTTTCATATTGTTCGTTTTGTCCATGACGATGGTGATTCTGCAACATGCAAGAGCTTTTCAGAAAATGACTTCGTTTTGCTATCGAAAGATCCTCCACAAAAATCTAATCAGGATATTCACATGCTTGGAAAG GTTGAAAGGCGTGAGAAAGACAATAAAAGAAGTTTAAGTATCATTATCATACGGTTCTATTTTCAAAACGGTTCTTCTCGTTTAAATCAAGCTAGAAGAAATCTCACTGAACGAAGTAAATGGCACGGATGCCGAATAATGAGCATTACCCCCCAAATTCGAGAATTTCATGCACTGTCATCTGTAAAACACATTCCGTTACTTCCGCTCATTCTAAATCCTGTCAAGGATTCCTTTTGTCGTGGTGAATATAAAGTAGATCTCAGCAAGTTGTGCCAGTCATTGCAGCAAACTCTGAGGTCATCGTTTAATGTCACTCAACTCCAAGCAATAAGTGTTTCTGTTGGAAGGGCGAAGGCAAATAAAACTGTTGAGTTATCTCTTATTCAGGGTCCTCCTG GAACTGGGAAGACACGTACTATTGTTGCAATTGTCAGTGTCCTTCTAGCTTCTCCTCTACATAAGATGAATGGTCTAAAAAATCCGTTAGATGAAAACATGACCCAAAATTCTTTTTCCACCAATTCAAGACCTAAGATTAACCAGAGTGTTGCCATTGCGAGGGCATGGCAGGATGCAGCAGTGGCTAGGCAATTGGTTGATGATGGCCAGAGTTCATCAAAATCTTCCGAAAACGGTGCGAGACGAAGGATTCTTATCTGTGCTCAATCTAATGCTGCTGTAGATGAATTGGTATCAAGAATTTCTAGCCCTGGTCTTTATGGAAGTAATGGAAAAATGTACAAGCCTTATCTTGTGAGGGTTGGAAATGCTAAAACAGTCCATCAAAATTCACTCCCATTCTTTATTGATACACTTGTCGATCAACGTATAGCAGAAGATAGGATGCATTCAAAAGATGGGAAGAATGATTTGAGGGTAGATTCATCAGCAGTGTTGCGGTCTAATATGGAGAAACTGGTTGATTCTATCAGGTTCTATGAAACCAAACGTGCTAACTTAAGGGATGGTGATTCTGATGTTAAAAGTCGCATGGGGGATGAGACAAAAATGTCTGATGCTGAAATTGAAAAGAAGTTATGCAAACTGTATGAGCAAAAAAGGCAAATATATAAAGATCTTCGGAATGTTCAGGCTCAGGAGAAGAAAGCCAATGAAGAAACCAAGACTCTTAGGCATCAGCTGCGGAAGTCTATACTAAGGGAAGCTGAGATAGTGGTAACTACATTGAGTGGATGTGGTGGAGACCTTTATGGAGTTTGCTCCGAGAGAATGTTAAGCTCCAAGTTTCGGGGTCCTTCTGAACATACCCTTTTCGATGCTGTTGTAATTGATGAAGCTGCCCAA GCTCTTGAGCCAGCTACTCTAATTCCTCTTCAGCTTTTAAAATCAAATGGAACCCAATGTATTATG GTTGGTGACCCAAAGCAGCTTCCTGCAACCGTCTTATCAAATGTTGCAAGTAAATTTCGTTATGAGTGCAGCATGTTTGAACGTTTACAAAGGGCTGGGCATCCTGTTATTATGCTTACTGAACAG TATAGAATGCATCCCGATATATGCAAGTTTCCTTCGTTGCATTTCTATGAAAACAAATTACTAAATGGTAGCCAAATGTCTAGCAAGTCAGCACCATTTCATCAGACCGAGGGTCTTGGGCCTTATGTATTCTATGATATTATTGATGGTCGGGAGGCTCATGGAAAAAACTCTGGTGCAATGTCGCTTTGTAATGAAAATGAAGCTGATGCTGCGGTTGAAATACTAAGATTTTTCAAGAAAAG ATACCCATCTGAGTTTATTGGTGGAAGAATTGGCATTATTACACCATACAAATCTCAACTTTCTCTTCTGCGGTCTCGTTTTCTTAATGCATTTGGATCTTCAACCATAGCTGACGTTGAATTTAACACCGTGGATGGTTTCCAAGGTAGAGAGGTTGATATATTGTTACTTTCTACGGTTAGAGCAGCTCATTCTAGCACTGCTACATCTCAAATAAACTCAAGCTCTATTGGATTTGTTGCTGATATAAGACGGATGAACGTTGCCTTGACAAGGGCCAAGTTATCACTTTGGATTTTGGGTAATGCGAGAACTTTACAGACAAACAATAACTGGGCAGCTCTTGTTAAAGATGCCAAAGAGAGAAACTTGATCATGACAGCTAAGATGCCATATCATTCAATGTTCAAAACTACTAATAGTAAGCGTGTTTTTGAAAATTCTGATAATCATGCAAGACCATTGAAGCATGAGAAGAAGGCTAAGGATAATGGCCACAATGTACCAAAAAAAGTTGTTAATGACAATCATACCCTTGTGGGGAAAAATAAATGTGTTTCTGAAGTCAAGGGCAGGAATAAGGGTAGTCGGGATGAGAGTAATTTTTCAGTTTTGGAAAAAGATTCCCTGACCAAAGAAAGAGATTCCAAAAATAAGCATGTTTACATAAAGAAGGATACAGTATGTGTAGATGCTGAAAGAGAAGATAAACATAAAATGAAGATGAGCTTGGGAAAGACACCCTCAAGTAAAAGGCAATCCAAGTTTCAAAATTCAAAGAATGACTTAGACTATCCGGTGGAAAAAACAGGTGGTGGACATAAGGCATCAAATCCTTCAAAGTCAGAAAAACTGTCTATGTATCCTGGAGTGGATAGGAGCAGTTCTACAGAAGTTTCTACTTCCTCAATGAAAGGATGTCATGGCGAAAGAGATACAAACAATAAAGGGAAAGCTTCTAATCAAAGTATGGTTGCTGAAAtttcaaaaaggaaaaaacaGCGTGAAGCTGTTGATGCTATTCTTAACTCATGTTTGATATCTACGAAGAAGGATGAGAGATCTACAATAGTTTCTGCAAAAAGACCCATTTCCTCATCTGGTGCGGACAGGAGTATCAGACCACCTAAGAAAAGAAGCG TGCGACCTGATGAATGA